In one window of Brassica rapa cultivar Chiifu-401-42 chromosome A07, CAAS_Brap_v3.01, whole genome shotgun sequence DNA:
- the LOC103829659 gene encoding NDR1/HIN1-like protein 10 — protein sequence MQQDPNPRPATGYPYPYPYPNQQPPASANGYPPNAYPYQNYHAPHPDPRALLIRRLFIALMVSILFFGLILFIFLLVVRPQLPTVYITSLSVSDFNVSNNQLTGNWDLRLQFLNPNSKMSLYYDTVLCAVYYGDDSLSKTRLQPFDQGTKDQTPINATLSVSGTYVEGKLADSIGKERAEKGSVEFDLRMVSVVTFRYGVYRRRRYVRVYCDDVAVGVPGSSSSGKMVGSGKRCNSY from the coding sequence ATGCAGCAAGACCCGAACCCCAGACCCGCCACTGGGTATCCATACCCGTACCCTTACCCGAATCAACAACCCCCCGCATCCGCCAACGGTTACCCTCCCAACGCCTACCCATACCAAAACTACCACGCGCCTCACCCCGATCCACGCGCCCTCCTAATCCGCCGCCTCTTCATAGCCCTGATGGTCTCCATCCTCTTCTTCGGCCTCatcctcttcatcttcctcctcgTCGTCCGCCCCCAGCTCCCCACCGTCTACATCACCTCCCTCTCCGTCTCCGACTTCAACGTCTCCAACAACCAGCTCACCGGAAACTGGGACCTCCGCCTCCAGTTCCTAAACCCTAACTCCAAGATGTCGCTCTACTACGACACCGTCCTCTGCGCCGTCTACTACGGCGACGATTCCCTCTCCAAGACGCGGTTGCAGCCCTTCGACCAGGGGACCAAGGATCAGACCCCGATCAACGCGACGCTCTCCGTCTCCGGGACCTACGTGGAGGGAAAGCTGGCTGATTCGATCGGGAAAGAGAGAGCGGAGAAAGGAAGCGTGGAGTTCGATTTGAGGATGGTCTCTGTGGTTACTTTCCGGTACGGAGTGTACCGGAGGAGGAGGTACGTCAGGGTTTACTGTGATGACGTGGCGGTTGGTGTACCGGGGAGTAGTAGTTCGGGGAAGATGGTTGGGTCGGGGAAGAGATGCAATTCTTATTGA